In Leptospira stimsonii, a single window of DNA contains:
- a CDS encoding MlaD family protein — MNLSKHTTVLTGVIFFLGFSLGLYMSVVEKAGTIDDYPYTMKIYYPRLEGIHPGAPVRILGVERGIVRSLDVVPIDEVGDQRFLNKDQTKAIEIVIRLKEPITLWDNYKITFQTNTILSGRTIDIDPGSSEKDDTTFFQPTYLEDEQRAPDFLPSADYFEDFFAASTGVIRENREDIRASFANLYEISEKLKSNRGTIPKMIHSPETYDNLLELLTDARIFGNDARRYTEGYRKLERSAPAPFTINMYRRTTLIGSVGNDYYFGKL; from the coding sequence ATGAATCTCTCAAAACACACAACGGTCCTCACGGGCGTCATATTCTTCTTAGGATTCTCACTTGGATTGTATATGTCCGTAGTGGAAAAAGCCGGAACCATAGACGATTATCCTTATACGATGAAAATTTATTATCCACGTTTGGAAGGAATTCATCCCGGGGCGCCGGTTCGAATCCTTGGGGTGGAAAGAGGAATCGTCCGAAGTCTCGATGTGGTTCCGATCGACGAAGTCGGGGACCAACGATTTTTGAATAAGGATCAGACTAAGGCGATCGAAATCGTAATCCGACTCAAAGAGCCGATTACTCTCTGGGACAATTATAAGATCACCTTTCAGACGAATACGATTCTTTCCGGAAGAACGATCGATATCGATCCGGGTTCTTCCGAAAAAGACGATACAACTTTTTTCCAACCCACTTATCTCGAGGACGAACAACGAGCCCCCGACTTCCTTCCTTCCGCGGATTATTTCGAAGATTTTTTTGCCGCTTCCACGGGAGTGATTCGTGAGAATCGAGAAGACATTCGAGCCTCTTTCGCGAATCTCTACGAGATTTCCGAAAAACTCAAATCCAATCGGGGAACCATTCCGAAGATGATACATTCTCCGGAAACCTACGATAATCTCCTGGAACTTCTTACGGACGCGAGAATTTTCGGAAACGATGCGCGACGTTATACGGAAGGATATCGTAAATTGGAACGTTCCGCTCCGGCCCCTTTTACGATTAACATGTATCGAAGAACGACTCTCATAGGGAGCGTCGGAAACGATTATTATTTCGGAAAACTCTAA
- a CDS encoding nuclear transport factor 2 family protein encodes MKHPNLEIIDRFFEAYIQRDWNELKKVLSLDARWSFPGKHPYGGWRNGFEEVIQFFDTMGSVMGKSNVKAEKLIVAANDDYVIESQHVFTNREDGINLDHLVCVLWKFAGGKIVEGIHFFASPVEADSFFTKISQKNLE; translated from the coding sequence TTGAAACATCCGAATTTAGAAATCATAGATCGTTTTTTCGAAGCGTATATACAAAGGGATTGGAATGAGTTAAAGAAAGTTCTTTCTCTGGATGCGAGGTGGAGTTTTCCCGGAAAACACCCTTATGGAGGTTGGAGGAACGGCTTTGAGGAAGTGATCCAATTTTTTGATACGATGGGTTCCGTAATGGGAAAATCCAACGTAAAAGCAGAAAAATTAATAGTTGCGGCGAACGATGATTATGTGATCGAAAGCCAACACGTTTTTACAAATAGAGAAGATGGAATCAACTTGGATCATCTTGTATGTGTTCTCTGGAAGTTCGCCGGAGGAAAGATCGTGGAAGGAATTCATTTCTTTGCGAGTCCGGTCGAAGCGGATTCTTTCTTTACAAAAATCTCTCAGAAGAATTTAGAATAG
- a CDS encoding glycosyltransferase — MKVAIIHDWLNGMRGGELVLDSLLKIYPSADLFTLFYTPGKLNPRIEQRKITTAFTNNLPFKDSKYRWYLPLFPTAIESLDLKGYDLVISSSHCVAKGVITDPDSVHFSYVHSPMRYVWDLYYDYFPSRKGIKFFAFELISNYLRTWDAASSSRVDSFWSNSEFVARRIQKFYRREAKVIFPPCLPEKWKVVSEKKDDFYLIVSAFAPYKRIDLAIEAFRKNGKRLVLIGGGQEFKKLTSHLPKNIEVLPHLKREEVLEYYKKAKAFIFPGMEDFGIAPVEAQAYQTPVIAFGKGGALETVISGKTGIFFQEQTVESLNEAIERSDRISWKTSDFQKNVSRFTEEKFIIEIQKQVETRMRTPRKKG, encoded by the coding sequence ATGAAAGTTGCAATCATCCATGACTGGCTCAACGGGATGCGCGGAGGAGAATTGGTTCTGGATTCTCTCCTCAAAATCTATCCGTCGGCCGATCTATTTACACTATTCTACACACCCGGAAAACTGAATCCTCGGATCGAACAAAGAAAGATCACGACCGCATTCACAAACAATCTTCCCTTTAAAGATTCCAAATATCGCTGGTATCTTCCTCTTTTCCCGACCGCAATCGAATCCTTGGATTTGAAAGGTTACGATCTTGTGATTTCTTCTTCTCATTGTGTTGCAAAGGGCGTAATCACCGATCCGGACTCGGTTCATTTCAGCTATGTCCATTCTCCGATGCGTTACGTTTGGGATCTCTACTACGATTATTTTCCTTCTCGCAAGGGAATCAAATTCTTCGCCTTCGAACTCATCTCGAATTATCTGAGAACCTGGGACGCGGCCTCTTCTTCGAGAGTGGATTCTTTCTGGTCCAATTCCGAATTCGTCGCAAGAAGAATCCAAAAATTCTATCGTAGAGAAGCGAAAGTCATCTTCCCACCCTGTCTTCCTGAAAAATGGAAAGTAGTCTCCGAAAAAAAAGACGATTTCTATCTCATCGTCTCCGCGTTCGCACCGTACAAAAGAATCGATCTCGCGATCGAAGCGTTTCGTAAGAATGGAAAGAGGCTCGTTCTCATCGGAGGAGGGCAGGAATTCAAAAAACTGACTTCTCATCTTCCGAAGAATATCGAAGTCCTTCCTCATCTCAAACGGGAAGAAGTCTTGGAATATTACAAAAAGGCAAAAGCCTTTATCTTTCCCGGGATGGAAGATTTCGGAATCGCTCCTGTCGAAGCACAAGCCTATCAAACTCCCGTGATCGCCTTCGGAAAGGGCGGAGCTCTTGAAACCGTGATCTCGGGCAAAACGGGAATCTTTTTTCAAGAACAAACGGTGGAATCTCTGAACGAGGCGATCGAACGTTCCGATCGAATTTCCTGGAAAACCTCCGATTTTCAGAAGAACGTAAGTCGATTTACGGAGGAAAAATTCATTATCGAAATCCAAAAGCAGGTCGAGACTAGAATGAGAACTCCGAGGAAAAAGGGATAA
- a CDS encoding flagellar FlbD family protein produces MILLHRLKGDEFVLNASHIECLEANPDTTITLSNDRKFVVKESIPEVIEKILEYKKRILVFPLGSSPDQFKRVE; encoded by the coding sequence TTGATTCTACTCCATAGACTGAAAGGGGACGAATTCGTGCTCAACGCATCTCATATCGAATGCCTTGAAGCCAATCCGGATACGACGATCACCCTTTCCAACGATAGAAAGTTTGTGGTAAAGGAATCCATTCCCGAAGTCATCGAAAAAATTTTAGAATATAAGAAACGGATTCTTGTGTTTCCTCTGGGCTCTTCTCCGGACCAGTTCAAAAGGGTGGAATAA
- a CDS encoding motility protein A → MDFGTVVGLGSAVVLMIFGIISAGLSPLDIFDIPSVIITFGGATAGTIMAVPWESTLAVGKVTQKVFRTEKHDLIELIKTLVSFSEKARREGLLALEDDVNELPDEFLRKGITLVVDGTDPELVRNIMETEMGNIASRHNNGKAWWENWGALAPAFGMIGTLIGLVQMLKNLGSGDPSAIGTGMAAALITTLYGSMGANMFAIPVMKKLIRKSEDELMIKQIMIEGTLSIQSGDNPRIVKDKLSSFLPPSERDVLKDDSE, encoded by the coding sequence ATGGATTTTGGAACAGTAGTTGGTTTAGGATCGGCGGTCGTCCTGATGATCTTCGGTATCATCTCGGCGGGATTGAGCCCATTAGACATTTTTGATATTCCATCCGTCATCATTACGTTCGGAGGGGCGACTGCGGGAACCATCATGGCGGTTCCTTGGGAATCGACGCTCGCAGTCGGAAAAGTCACACAAAAAGTTTTTAGAACCGAAAAACACGATCTCATCGAATTGATCAAAACGTTAGTCTCCTTTTCGGAAAAAGCAAGAAGAGAAGGTCTACTCGCTCTCGAAGACGACGTAAACGAACTTCCCGACGAATTCTTACGAAAAGGAATCACCCTCGTAGTGGATGGAACGGACCCTGAACTCGTTCGTAACATCATGGAAACGGAAATGGGAAACATCGCTTCCCGTCACAACAACGGAAAGGCTTGGTGGGAAAACTGGGGAGCATTGGCTCCCGCCTTCGGGATGATCGGGACTCTGATCGGACTCGTTCAGATGTTGAAGAACCTTGGTTCCGGTGACCCTTCCGCGATCGGAACGGGGATGGCCGCCGCCTTGATTACGACGCTTTACGGATCGATGGGCGCCAACATGTTCGCGATTCCCGTCATGAAAAAACTCATCCGTAAATCGGAAGACGAACTTATGATCAAACAGATTATGATCGAAGGAACTCTTTCCATTCAGTCCGGCGATAACCCGAGGATCGTAAAAGATAAACTCTCTTCGTTTCTTCCGCCGTCGGAAAGGGATGTTCTCAAGGACGACAGCGAGTAA